A region of Sugiyamaella lignohabitans strain CBS 10342 chromosome A, complete sequence DNA encodes the following proteins:
- the PEP8 gene encoding retromer subunit PEP8 (Vacuolar protein component of the retromer; forms part of the multimeric membrane-associated retromer complex involved in vacuolar protein sorting along with Vps35p, Vps29p, Vps17p, and Vps5p; essential for endosome-to-Golgi retrograde protein transport; interacts with Ypt7p; protein abundance increases in response to DNA replication stress; GO_component: GO:0005737 - cytoplasm [Evidence IDA] [PMID 22842922]; GO_component: GO:0005768 - endosome [Evidence IPI] [PMID 9700157]; GO_component: GO:0000329 - fungal-type vacuole membrane [Evidence IDA] [PMID 22842922]; GO_component: GO:0030904 - retromer complex [Evidence IEA]; GO_component: GO:0030904 - retromer complex [Evidence IMP,IPI] [PMID 9700157]; GO_component: GO:0030906 - retromer complex, inner shell [Evidence IMP] [PMID 9700157]; GO_function: GO:0008565 - protein transporter activity [Evidence IMP,IPI] [PMID 9700157]; GO_process: GO:0045053 - protein retention in Golgi apparatus [Evidence IMP] [PMID 8649377]; GO_process: GO:0015031 - protein transport [Evidence IEA]; GO_process: GO:0042147 - retrograde transport, endosome to Golgi [Evidence IPI] [PMID 9700157]; GO_process: GO:0006810 - transport [Evidence IEA]; GO_process: GO:0007034 - vacuolar transport [Evidence IEA]) encodes MASFFKSQLDIEIRLDGEDTRTHVEIKQSNGQKAIAGTGNPSSANALARRRSVPLYMDGESVKGSVTIRPRDGKRLEHMGIKVQFVGSIEQSSDRGQHDDFLSLAQELAAPAELRHPETYDFEFKNVEKQFESYNGINVKLRYYVKVTVFRRMADIVREKDLWVYNYKVPPEGISSIKMDVGIEDCLHIEFEYSKSRYHLKDVIVGRIYFLLVRLKIKHMELSIIRRETVGVAPNQYNESDTLVRFEIMDGAPVRGETIPIRLFLGGFDLTPTFRDVNKKFSIRTFLSLVLIDEDSRRYFKQSEIILYRNPQDET; translated from the coding sequence ATGGCATCTTTTTTCAAGTCTCAGTTGGATATTGAGATCCGTCTTGACGGCGAGGACACCCGGACTCATGTCGAGATCAAACAGTCGAATGGCCAAAAAGCCATTGCGGGGACGGGCAACCCGTCTTCGGCCAATGCTCTTGCCCGTAGAAGAAGTGTTCCCTTGTACATGGATGGCGAGTCTGTTAAAGGTTCGGTCACAATTCGTCCTAGAGATGGTAAACGTTTGGAACATATGGGTATTAAAGTGCAATTTGTCGGTAGTATAGAGCAGTCGTCAGATCGTGGTCAGCACGACGACTTTTTATCACTGGCTCAAGAAttggctgctcctgctgaaTTACGACACCCAGAGACGTACGATTTCGAGTTCAAAAACGTGGAAAAACAGTTTGAAAGTTATAATGGAATTAATGTCAAGCTACGATACTATGTCAAAGTGACGGTGTTCCGCCGGATGGCCGATATCGTCAGGGAAAAGGATCTCTGGGTATATAACTATAAAGTTCCTCCAGAGGGAATCAGTTCAATCAAGATGGATGTGGGTATTGAAGACTGTCTGCATATCGAGTTTGAATATTCCAAGTCCCGATACCACCTGAAAGATGTCATAGTAGGCCGAATCTATTTCCTGCTTGTACGGCTCAAGATAAAACACATGGAACTGTCGATAATCCGGCGAGAAACAGTGGGTGTGGCTCCTAATCAATATAACGAGAGCGATACGCTGGTACGGTTTGAAATCATGGATGGTGCACCTGTCCGAGGCGAGACTATTCCCATCCGACTTTTCCTCGGCGGCTTCGACCTGACGCCAACCTTCCGCGATGTCAACAAGAAGTTCTCTATCCGTACATTCCTTTCTCTAGTGCTCATTGACGAGGACTCGCGTCGTTACTTCAAACAAAGCGAGATAATACTCTACCGAAACCCTCAAGACGAGACCTAG
- a CDS encoding cystathionine gamma-synthase (hypothetical protein with similarity to Str2p; Str2p is a cystathionine gamma-synthase important in sulfur metabolism; YLL058W is not an essential gene; GO_component: GO:0005575 - cellular_component [Evidence ND]; GO_function: GO:0003824 - catalytic activity [Evidence IEA]; GO_function: GO:0003962 - cystathionine gamma-synthase activity [Evidence IEA]; GO_function: GO:0003962 - cystathionine gamma-synthase activity [Evidence ISS] [PMID 10821189]; GO_function: GO:0030170 - pyridoxal phosphate binding [Evidence IEA]; GO_function: GO:0016740 - transferase activity [Evidence IEA]; GO_process: GO:0008652 - cellular amino acid biosynthetic process [Evidence IEA]; GO_process: GO:0009086 - methionine biosynthetic process [Evidence IEA]; GO_process: GO:0006790 - sulfur compound metabolic process [Evidence ISS] [PMID 10821189]): MSVPDGIGDPIPPNEIHPVSFRLPTWRVVEGLMEDEPWVTSKLRTGYPRFSIHPKVQLLAADIISRFGDPGDKCLLFPFYDAAVRCKEFIERHSELPNVKVRVSGFTTTDKSDKKKQNDPSAPLATLTIFATFMPESEFAVGKLYLRVSGEAIGSRLGAYLCQCPRLEPTGSHTSSRELYATDSKSVLKKRIASLINDTASLSKVPTPKAVEEDVFLFPSGLTAIFNAHRAVLQAIGEYKSVCYGFAFTDTIKLLAKVGPGSHFYGNGEAEDLDSLTKLLESGERITALFCEVPTNPLLKTPDLLAIRKLADKYNFAVVVDDTLANYVNLNLFPYADIVCCSLTKIFNGACDALGGSLVLNPDSKYYNQLKQASTKFVDFLWYQDADVLEKNSRDVVERAYKSNTNSQAVVDLLNKSPVIDTVYYPSNSPTRKHYEELMVEKGGYGSLFSILFKDPINAQRFYDALDIDKGPSLGTNFTLCCPFPMLAHYSELDYVSTFGVDRNLIRVSIGLEPTADLVAKFDRALAACN; the protein is encoded by the coding sequence ATGTCGGTGCCAGATGGAATTGGCGACCCCATTCCTCCTAATGAGATCCATCCCGTCAGTTTTAGACTGCCCACTTGGCGGGTGGTCGAGGGGCTTATGGAAGACGAGCCGTGGGTCACTAGCAAACTTCGTACTGGTTATCCACGATTCTCAATCCATCCTAAAGTACAGCttctggctgctgatatcatcTCGCGGTTTGGTGATCCAGGTGATAAATGTCTGCTATTTCCGTTTtatgatgctgctgtcagaTGTAAGGAGTTCATCGAGAGACACAGTGAACTGCCTAATGTTAAGGTCCGTGTATCAGGATTCACCACAACTGACAAATCagacaagaagaaacagaatgATCCCAGTGCCCCGCTGGCCACTTTGACTATTTTTGCGACGTTCATGCCCGAATCAGAGTTTGCGGTCGGTAAACTGTACCTGCGAGTATCAGGCGAGGCCATTGGTTCTCGTCTGGGGGCGTATCTCTGTCAATGTCCTCGTTTAGAACCCACCGGTTCGCACACTTCGTCTAGAGAGCTTTATGCTACAGATTCGAAATCTGTTTTGAAAAAACGGATTGCCAGTCTCATTAATGACACTGCCAGTCTATCTAAAGTGCCTACTCCCAaggcagttgaagaagatgtgTTTTTATTTCCCAGTGGTCTGACTGCCATTTTCAACGCCCATAGAGCTGTGCTACAGGCTATTGGCGAGTATAAAAGTGTCTGTTATGGATTTGCTTTCACTGATACTATCAAGCTGCTGGCCAAGGTGGGCCCTGGATCTCATTTCTATGGTAATGGTGAAGCTGAGGATCTTGACAGTCTTACCAAACTACTTGAATCCGGTGAGAGAATTACTGCCTTGTTCTGTGAAGTGCCAACCAACCCTCTGCTGAAAACACCTGATTTGTTGGCCATTCGCAAGCTTGCTGACAAGTATAACTTTGCAGTTGTAGTTGACGACACTCTGGCCAACTACGTGAATCTGAACCTGTTTCCCTATGCCGATATCGTGTGTTGCAGTCTGACCAAGATATTCAACGGAGCATGTGATGCTTTAGGCGGCAGTCTTGTTCTGAACCCCGACAGTAAATACTACAACCAACTCAAACAAGCCAGCACCAAGTTTGTCGACTTTCTCTGGTATCAGGATGCCGATGTGTTAGAAAAGAACAGTCGCGACGTCGTCGAGCGTGCGTACAAGAGCAATACCAACAGTCAAGCTGTAGTGGATCTGCTGAACAAAAGTCCTGTCATAGACACCGTCTACTACCCCAGCAATTCACCCACCAGAAAGCACTATGAAGAGCTCATGGTCGAAAAGGGCGGCTATGGTTCGCTCTTCTCAATCCTCTTTAAAGACCCTATCAATGCCCAACGATTCTACGACGCCCTCGACATCGACAAAGGCCCCAGTCTCGGCACCAACTTCACCCTCTGCTGCCCCTTCCCGATGCTGGCCCACTACAGCGAGCTAGACTACGTCAGCACCTTCGGCGTTGACCGCAACCTGATCCGCGTCAGCATCGGCCTCGAGCCCACAGCCGACTTGGTCGCCAAATTCGACCGGGCCCTGGCCGCCTGTAATTAG
- a CDS encoding formamidase produces the protein MTGELDQSFHVHSGQSHLKWSKDIKPVLRVKSGEVVTFDANDSSNNQIHKDSTLETLYFDLAICDPVYGPVYIEGAEPGDTLEVELMKLDPADWGWTAIFPDFGLLADEFPDTQLKIWKFAKGSKTAEFKKGIEVPIRPFLGEVGVAPPEGEHSTIPPLDTGGNIDCRHVVEGTKLYLPVKVAGALFSCGDGHAAQGDGEVCGTAIETPMTATLRFTVHKDKPWVTSPHYLTKPITTTVPDKGTYSILGIDSDLREAARKAIRSMIVYLTTTHSLTKVEAYMLCSVAVDLKIAEAVDMPNYAVAATLPLNIFTE, from the coding sequence ATGACGGGCGAATTGGACCAGTCGTTTCATGTCCATAGCGGACAGAGCCATTTGAAGTGGTCCAAGGATATAAAACCGGTGCTGAGAGTGAAATCGGGCGAGGTTGTCACTTTCGATGCCAATGATTCGAGTAATAACCAAATTCATAAAGACTCGACTCTCGAAACACTTTATTTCGATCTCGCTATCTGTGATCCCGTTTATGGACCAGTTTATATTGAAGGAGCTGAGCCTGGTGATACACTTGAAGTGGAACTGATGAAATTAGACCCCGCTGATTGGGGCTGGACTGCTATCTTCCCAGATTTCGGGCTTCTGGCAGATGAGTTCCCAGATACCCAATTGAAAATCTGGAAATTTGCTAAAGGATCAAAGACTGCTGAGTTTAAAAAGGGCATTGAAGTGCCGATTCGGCCATTTCTTGGCGAAGTGGGTGTTGCTCCTCCTGAAGGAGAACACTCGACGATTCCTCCGCTCGACACTGGCGGTAATATCGACTGTCGACATGTGGTCGAGGGAACTAAACTGTATCTTCCCGTGAAAGTTGCTGGTGCTCTTTTCAGCTGTGGAGATGGCCATGCTGCTCAGGGTGATGGAGAAGTGTGTGGAACTGCTATTGAGACACCCATGACGGCCACCCTGCGGTTCACGGTCCACAAAGACAAGCCCTGGGTGACTTCACCACACTACCTGACGAAACCAATCACTACCACTGTACCCGACAAAGGTACCTACAGTATCCTAGGTATCGATTCAGACCTCCGTGAAGCGGCCCGAAAGGCCATTCGCTCCATGATCGTGTACCTGACCACGACCCACTCGCTCACCAAGGTCGAGGCATACATGCTGTGCTCGGTGGCCGTCGACCTCAAAATCGCCGAGGCCGTCGACATGCCCAACTACGCAGTGGCAGCGACACTTCCTCTCAATATTTTTACTGAATAA